In the genome of Tissierellales bacterium, one region contains:
- the arcC gene encoding carbamate kinase, with the protein MKKIVVALGGNALQAAGKPATAEAQLEVVKETVSYLADMIEEGYEVIVAHGNGPQVGRIVLQNEAAKEVTPAMPFDVCGSMSQGMIGYHLQQALGVELRKRGVKRPVTTVITQVVVDEADDAFKAPTKPIGPFYTKEEADALIAKKGYDMVEDAGRGYRRVVASPIPKKIVEIESVKTLIDAENIVITVGGGGIPVIEKDNGDLEGVAAVIDKDFASEKLAEDLDADMLLILTAVDRVAINFGKPDQKDLAEINIEEANKYIEEGHFAPGSMLPKIKAAMKFAESKTGRRAIIASLGKAKDALVGESGTCIVK; encoded by the coding sequence ATGAAAAAAATAGTAGTGGCACTAGGAGGAAATGCGCTTCAGGCTGCAGGCAAACCAGCAACAGCAGAAGCACAATTAGAAGTAGTAAAAGAAACAGTTAGCTATTTAGCTGATATGATTGAAGAAGGCTATGAGGTGATAGTAGCTCATGGTAATGGACCTCAAGTGGGTAGAATTGTACTTCAAAATGAAGCAGCTAAAGAAGTTACACCAGCTATGCCTTTTGATGTTTGTGGATCTATGAGTCAAGGTATGATTGGATATCACTTGCAGCAAGCACTTGGAGTAGAACTTAGAAAACGTGGAGTAAAAAGACCAGTTACAACAGTTATTACTCAGGTAGTTGTAGATGAAGCGGACGATGCTTTCAAGGCACCAACTAAACCAATTGGTCCATTCTACACAAAAGAAGAAGCAGATGCTTTAATAGCTAAAAAAGGTTACGATATGGTAGAAGATGCAGGAAGAGGCTATAGAAGAGTTGTTGCATCTCCAATTCCAAAGAAAATAGTTGAAATTGAATCAGTTAAGACATTAATTGATGCTGAAAATATCGTTATTACAGTTGGTGGTGGCGGAATCCCAGTAATCGAGAAAGATAATGGAGATTTAGAAGGTGTTGCAGCTGTAATAGACAAAGATTTCGCATCTGAGAAATTGGCAGAAGATTTAGACGCTGATATGCTACTTATATTGACTGCTGTTGATAGAGTTGCTATAAACTTTGGTAAACCAGATCAAAAAGACTTAGCTGAAATCAACATTGAAGAAGCTAACAAATATATTGAAGAAGGACATTTTGCACCAGGAAGCATGCTTCCAAAAATAAAAGCAGCAATGAAATTTGCTGAATCAAAAACTGGAAGACGAGCTATAATAGCATCACTAGGAAAAGCTAAAGATGCTTTAGTTGGTGAATCTGGAACATGCATAGTTAAATAA
- the argF gene encoding ornithine carbamoyltransferase: MAFNLKGRNFLTLMDFSPKEINYFLDLARDLKRAKYAGYERPTLTGKNIALIFEKASTRTRCAFEVGAKDQGANVTYLGPTGSQIGKKESFADTARVLGRMYDGIEYRGFSQRNVETLAEYAGVPVWNGLTDEDHPTQILADFLTIQEHIDKPLNEIKFVYAGDGRNNMANALMIGAVKMGMDFRIAAPKSLFPEEELVAKCREVAEETGAKITLTESVDEAVAGVDVIYTDVWVSMGEAEEVWKERIELLSPYQVNMEMLEKTGNPNVIFEHCLPAFHDLNTGVGKEIYEKFGLESMEVTDEVFESKHSVVFDEAENRMHTIKAVMVATLGAQ, translated from the coding sequence ATGGCATTTAACTTAAAAGGTAGAAATTTTTTAACATTGATGGACTTTTCTCCAAAAGAAATTAACTATTTTCTAGATTTAGCTAGAGATTTAAAGAGAGCTAAATATGCTGGTTACGAAAGACCAACATTGACAGGTAAAAATATCGCTTTGATATTTGAAAAGGCATCTACAAGAACTCGTTGTGCATTTGAAGTTGGAGCGAAAGATCAAGGTGCTAATGTAACTTATCTTGGACCAACTGGAAGCCAAATTGGTAAAAAAGAATCATTTGCCGATACAGCTCGTGTATTAGGTAGAATGTATGATGGTATTGAGTATAGAGGATTTTCTCAAAGAAACGTTGAAACATTAGCTGAGTATGCAGGAGTACCTGTATGGAATGGTTTGACTGATGAAGACCATCCAACTCAAATTTTAGCAGACTTCTTGACTATTCAAGAACATATAGACAAGCCACTTAACGAAATCAAATTTGTTTACGCTGGTGACGGAAGAAACAACATGGCTAATGCACTTATGATTGGTGCAGTTAAAATGGGTATGGACTTCAGAATTGCAGCTCCAAAATCATTATTCCCAGAAGAAGAATTAGTAGCTAAATGCCGCGAAGTTGCGGAAGAAACTGGAGCAAAAATCACATTAACAGAGAGCGTTGACGAAGCAGTAGCTGGCGTTGATGTAATCTACACTGATGTTTGGGTTTCTATGGGTGAAGCTGAAGAAGTATGGAAAGAAAGAATTGAATTACTTAGCCCATACCAAGTAAACATGGAAATGCTTGAAAAAACTGGTAATCCAAATGTAATATTTGAGCACTGCTTACCTGCATTCCACGACTTAAACACAGGTGTTGGTAAAGAAATTTACGAAAAATTTGGTTTAGAGTCAATGGAAGTAACTGATGAAGTATTCGAAAGCAAGCATTCAGTAGTATTTGATGAAGCTGAAAACAGAATGCATACAATCAAAGCAGTAATGGTTGCTACATTAGGAGCTCAATAA
- the holA gene encoding DNA polymerase III subunit delta: MYYKKYLSDVKNKKLKPLVLIYGEELYILEKIMDAIKSSYVDEQFESLNYIKVDGKTGSLSSIIEQAEQMPFMSEKKLMIIQDLNLFSQSMEGEESFYKYLESTNQSTLMAFVLKDYSLDKRKKVFKAIKKYGQIIELPKLKSPELSKWIGAQLQKEKKEIASRDLNYMIEAIGYLDRNSEKNLFDVKHELDKLIDYLEDEIYVKKESIDAVFVKSLQNNIFALVDNVVENRKEKALGLLDDMLLANEPVNRILFMIIKQYRNLLFSKALVAKGYSQKEVAEKLKVHSFVASKLVAQQQKVKLADLKRSYTLCLEADRNLKMGKLEQKLALEVLIAKL; encoded by the coding sequence ATGTACTATAAAAAGTACTTAAGTGATGTGAAAAACAAAAAATTGAAACCGTTAGTATTGATATACGGAGAAGAACTATATATATTGGAAAAGATAATGGATGCTATAAAATCAAGCTATGTAGATGAGCAATTCGAATCGCTCAATTATATAAAGGTTGATGGAAAAACAGGGTCTCTTTCATCTATAATAGAGCAAGCAGAGCAAATGCCATTTATGAGTGAAAAAAAGCTCATGATAATACAGGACCTTAATCTATTCAGCCAAAGTATGGAGGGAGAAGAGTCTTTCTATAAATACTTAGAAAGTACTAATCAATCTACATTGATGGCATTTGTACTCAAAGATTATAGCTTAGATAAGAGAAAAAAGGTATTTAAAGCTATAAAGAAATATGGACAGATTATAGAATTGCCGAAACTAAAGAGTCCTGAATTATCTAAGTGGATAGGAGCACAATTACAAAAAGAAAAGAAGGAAATAGCTAGTAGAGATTTGAATTATATGATAGAAGCTATCGGATATTTAGATCGAAATAGTGAAAAGAATTTATTTGATGTCAAGCATGAATTAGATAAGTTAATAGATTATTTAGAAGATGAGATTTATGTAAAGAAAGAATCTATAGATGCAGTATTTGTAAAATCCCTTCAGAATAACATATTTGCATTGGTAGATAATGTAGTTGAAAATAGAAAAGAGAAGGCTTTAGGGCTACTTGATGATATGTTATTAGCAAATGAGCCTGTAAATAGAATACTTTTCATGATTATAAAGCAATATAGAAACTTGTTGTTTTCAAAAGCATTGGTAGCTAAAGGATATTCGCAAAAAGAAGTTGCGGAGAAGTTAAAGGTTCATAGTTTTGTAGCTTCGAAATTGGTAGCCCAGCAACAAAAGGTAAAGCTAGCAGATTTGAAGAGATCATATACTCTTTGTTTAGAGGCTGATAGAAATTTAAAGATGGGAAAGCTTGAACAAAAATTAGCTTTAGAAGTTTTGATTGCAAAGTTATAG
- a CDS encoding DNA internalization-related competence protein ComEC/Rec2, whose protein sequence is MSQLVKWNIIFIVSILMMHQGHVVGLLAVLLLIFFIDKKMLYKDRIITTLIILLIICLRIVIAENTVEKNFKEYEISSIFKIVDIKGSESYIIKEISRKQNVEIRRDINEKTKMSLFNPNHHSGKYLMYAEEKLRIGDIIQIRGKSKAARQYRNRGLFDYNRYLKIRGIDSILYPKDLKLLKRKPNIVENIRQKYIDSVIRTSEYIAKDYRGIYQKLLSGRNFEKSSGEDKYRSAGLAHLLAISGLHIGVLYFLIEKMLILLKIERFYRGSVEILLLLFISTILINSITVYRTSIVLIIIILGKMFHKRTEFFSSLSITSFLLLSVQPYYIYDVGFQLTFAAMLAIGLFNRRIKPKLRENQMYEFLIFPLWIQLFILPIVLYHFQEIHIATLVLNIMVVPFFIILIASSYALLTFGFIRMIAIGLSFIINGVFYYNDICIEWISNILPLEMDACNLGVKANICYYVFIVLFLYGDRINIENKLCQKAHLWEKCKEIFIYASLIAICIEPIVTYINPLIKIHILDVGQGDGILIEYKGENYMIDSGGDRRNIGRAFERNLKPYLYKNGKLPIKYFFVSHFDYDHYGALSEGMGRIPIKYIITSPYTSKKEAYKAFVKSAHSAGVKTKRMALNQKIDASPRIQIEVIGPDSMDEDENNNSLVLLLKAYDKKILFTGDMSIREECKIRDRLYCENIDILKVGHHGSDSSTSEDFLESVDPEIALISVGANNSYGHPSDDVIDRLERRGIDIYRTDRDGEIILTLGPRCCIIETYAQRQRRSENIEMLFYLSYIVIVGEMLVCTIKST, encoded by the coding sequence ATGAGTCAGTTGGTGAAGTGGAATATAATTTTCATAGTCAGTATACTGATGATGCATCAAGGACATGTAGTTGGGTTATTAGCAGTTTTATTGCTAATTTTTTTTATAGATAAAAAAATGTTATATAAAGATAGGATAATAACAACTTTAATTATATTGCTAATTATATGTTTGAGAATAGTAATTGCAGAAAATACTGTAGAAAAAAATTTTAAAGAATATGAAATTAGCAGTATATTTAAAATAGTAGACATAAAGGGAAGCGAATCATACATAATAAAAGAAATATCTAGAAAACAGAATGTAGAAATTAGACGAGATATAAATGAAAAAACAAAAATGAGTTTATTCAATCCAAATCATCATAGTGGAAAATATCTGATGTATGCAGAGGAAAAACTTAGAATAGGAGATATCATACAAATTAGAGGCAAATCAAAAGCGGCTAGGCAGTATAGAAATAGAGGTTTATTTGATTACAATAGATATTTGAAAATTAGAGGAATTGATTCGATTTTATACCCTAAAGATTTAAAACTTCTAAAAAGAAAACCAAATATAGTAGAAAATATAAGACAGAAATATATAGATTCTGTTATTAGAACAAGCGAATATATTGCAAAAGATTATAGGGGAATATATCAAAAACTTTTAAGTGGAAGAAACTTTGAAAAGTCTAGTGGAGAAGATAAGTATCGTAGCGCTGGATTAGCTCATCTTCTAGCTATATCAGGTCTGCATATAGGTGTTTTGTATTTTCTGATAGAAAAAATGCTGATATTGCTTAAAATAGAACGTTTCTACAGGGGAAGTGTTGAGATTTTATTGTTGCTTTTCATATCAACAATACTCATAAATTCGATAACTGTTTATAGGACATCTATAGTTCTTATTATAATAATACTTGGAAAGATGTTTCATAAGAGAACAGAATTTTTTTCTAGCTTATCAATTACTAGCTTTCTTTTGCTTTCAGTACAGCCGTATTATATATACGATGTTGGGTTTCAGCTTACGTTTGCAGCTATGTTGGCTATAGGTTTATTCAATCGAAGAATAAAGCCAAAATTAAGAGAAAACCAAATGTATGAATTTTTAATTTTCCCGCTATGGATTCAATTATTCATATTACCGATTGTACTATATCATTTTCAAGAAATACATATAGCGACATTAGTTTTAAATATAATGGTAGTCCCATTTTTTATAATATTAATTGCCAGTTCGTATGCACTTTTAACTTTTGGTTTCATTCGAATGATTGCTATAGGACTAAGTTTTATAATAAATGGAGTATTTTATTACAATGATATTTGCATAGAGTGGATTTCAAATATATTACCACTTGAAATGGATGCTTGCAATTTAGGGGTGAAAGCAAATATTTGCTATTATGTATTCATAGTATTATTTCTATATGGAGATAGGATAAATATAGAAAATAAACTTTGCCAGAAGGCTCATTTATGGGAAAAATGTAAGGAGATATTTATTTATGCATCGCTTATAGCGATATGCATAGAACCCATAGTGACATATATCAATCCGCTAATCAAAATTCATATTCTTGATGTGGGTCAAGGTGATGGCATATTGATAGAATATAAAGGTGAAAATTACATGATAGATAGTGGTGGTGATAGAAGAAATATCGGAAGGGCATTTGAAAGAAACTTAAAACCATATTTATATAAAAATGGAAAGCTACCTATAAAATATTTTTTTGTATCGCATTTCGATTACGACCATTATGGAGCACTAAGTGAAGGAATGGGACGTATTCCTATAAAATATATAATTACATCACCATATACTTCCAAAAAAGAGGCATATAAGGCATTTGTTAAATCAGCACATAGTGCAGGTGTAAAAACGAAACGAATGGCTTTAAATCAAAAAATAGATGCATCACCGAGGATTCAAATTGAAGTGATTGGTCCCGATTCAATGGATGAAGACGAAAATAACAATTCACTTGTATTGTTACTGAAGGCATATGATAAAAAAATTCTGTTCACAGGCGATATGAGTATACGTGAAGAATGTAAAATTAGAGATAGATTATATTGTGAAAATATAGATATATTAAAGGTAGGTCATCATGGGAGCGATAGTTCTACTTCAGAAGATTTTTTAGAATCAGTTGATCCTGAGATAGCACTTATATCGGTAGGAGCAAATAATAGTTACGGGCATCCATCTGATGATGTAATAGATAGATTAGAAAGACGAGGAATAGATATATATAGAACAGATAGAGATGGAGAAATAATATTAACTTTAGGACCTAGGTGTTGTATAATAGAAACATATGCCCAGAGGCAAAGAAGAAGTGAAAATATAGAGATGTTGTTCTATTTGAGCTATATCGTAATTGTGGGAGAGATGTTAGTATGTACTATAAAAAGTACTTAA
- the rpsT gene encoding 30S ribosomal protein S20: protein MANIKSAKKRILVTASKTANNRTKKSRIKTYIKKFELALEQDNMDEAKAYLRTVEKYLDKAAAKNILSKQAASRKVSRLTKRMNKAM, encoded by the coding sequence ATGGCAAATATCAAATCTGCTAAGAAGAGAATATTGGTTACTGCTAGCAAAACAGCTAATAACAGAACGAAAAAGTCTAGAATCAAGACTTATATCAAGAAATTCGAATTAGCTTTGGAACAAGATAATATGGATGAGGCAAAAGCATATTTAAGAACAGTTGAAAAGTACTTAGATAAGGCTGCTGCTAAAAACATTCTTAGTAAGCAAGCTGCTTCAAGAAAAGTTAGTCGTTTAACTAAAAGAATGAACAAAGCTATGTAA
- the lepB gene encoding signal peptidase I: MTENKVSWKAEALDWAKSIAIAVAIGLFIKTFIFNTTYVDGHSMNPTLHNGDRLITAKIVYYFGDPEVGDIVVLHAPDRDDADYIKRIIGAPGDEILIQDGKIYRNGTALEEPYIEKDIHTYGEYVEGETIKVPEDKYFVVGDNRVRGASKDSRYFKSVDKELIKSKAVFRYYPFNNMGSVQ, translated from the coding sequence ATGACAGAAAACAAAGTATCTTGGAAAGCAGAAGCCTTAGATTGGGCAAAGAGTATAGCGATAGCGGTGGCTATAGGCCTTTTTATAAAGACCTTTATATTTAATACAACATATGTAGATGGTCACTCAATGAATCCTACCCTACATAATGGGGATAGGCTAATAACAGCTAAGATAGTTTATTATTTTGGAGATCCAGAAGTTGGTGATATAGTAGTACTTCATGCACCAGATCGTGATGATGCAGATTATATCAAACGTATAATTGGAGCCCCTGGAGATGAAATTTTGATTCAAGATGGTAAAATTTATAGAAACGGGACTGCGCTAGAAGAACCTTATATTGAAAAAGATATACATACATATGGTGAATATGTAGAAGGAGAGACTATTAAAGTACCAGAGGATAAATACTTTGTTGTAGGTGACAATAGAGTCAGAGGAGCATCTAAAGACAGCAGATATTTTAAATCAGTAGATAAAGAATTGATAAAGAGCAAAGCAGTATTTAGATATTATCCTTTCAACAACA